From a single Sinomonas atrocyanea genomic region:
- a CDS encoding polysaccharide biosynthesis protein gives MSFSATTPEAPRPVLWRWIQFVLDAGAWTLAILVAVVLRYELTEQTLTPNGVAAFSLLAILCQAVVGFSMALYQGRYSFGSFEEARLLVSVTLIVATILVLLSTFLGFSLQIPRSTGVIAFPFAALFMAASRYAKRMWVESRQKPGENAQQALVYGAGFLGSNLVTRMMQDPKSPYYPAGFIDDDPAKKHLRVSSVQVLGTGEDLPELIRRTRSTALILAFAAADAAFIRGVSDRVAGLGVKVLVLPPLKDMLGGGAHSVTDFREVAVEDLIGRRPVDIKVEEIAGYITGKRVLVTGAGGSIGSELCRQIHPFAPAELIMVDHDETALQATQISLTGRGLLDGRDTVLVSIRDAEGLTRVFRDRRPEVVFHAAALKHAPLLQQYPAEAWKTNVVGTLNVLRAAEAVGVEAFVNVSTDKAAAPTTVLGHSKRMAERLTAWMAGRTGRRYVSVRFGNVMGSRGSMLPLFSEQIRTGGPVTVTHPEVTRFFMTIPEACQLVIQAGAIGSGGEVLILDMGEPVRILDVAERMIAMSGKDIDVVFTGLRPAEKLHEDLVDPDVADVRPLHPKISHATSSGIAPDRLDYDRWLAECARTEEAMIEAQVQEETELSHEVIPGSGAA, from the coding sequence ATGAGCTTCTCCGCAACAACGCCGGAGGCCCCGAGGCCGGTGCTGTGGCGCTGGATCCAGTTCGTCCTGGATGCCGGAGCATGGACGCTGGCCATCCTCGTCGCCGTCGTCCTCCGCTACGAGCTCACCGAGCAGACCCTCACGCCCAACGGCGTCGCGGCGTTCAGCCTGCTCGCCATCCTGTGCCAGGCAGTCGTCGGCTTCAGCATGGCCCTCTACCAGGGCCGGTACAGCTTCGGCTCGTTCGAGGAGGCCAGGCTCCTGGTCTCGGTCACGCTCATCGTGGCCACGATCCTCGTGCTCCTGAGCACCTTCCTCGGCTTCAGCCTGCAGATCCCGCGCAGCACGGGCGTCATCGCGTTCCCGTTCGCCGCGCTGTTCATGGCGGCGAGCCGGTACGCGAAGCGCATGTGGGTCGAGAGCCGGCAGAAGCCGGGGGAGAACGCCCAGCAGGCGCTCGTCTACGGCGCCGGCTTCCTCGGCTCGAACCTCGTCACCCGGATGATGCAGGACCCGAAGTCGCCGTACTACCCGGCCGGCTTCATCGACGACGACCCCGCCAAGAAGCACCTGCGGGTCTCCTCGGTCCAGGTCCTCGGCACCGGCGAGGACCTCCCCGAGCTCATCCGCCGGACGCGGTCGACGGCGCTCATCCTCGCCTTCGCCGCGGCCGACGCCGCGTTCATCCGCGGGGTTTCGGACCGCGTGGCAGGGCTCGGAGTGAAGGTGCTCGTGCTCCCCCCGCTGAAGGACATGCTCGGCGGCGGCGCGCACAGCGTCACCGACTTCCGCGAGGTCGCGGTCGAGGACCTCATCGGCCGGCGGCCGGTGGACATCAAGGTCGAGGAGATCGCCGGCTACATCACCGGCAAGCGCGTCCTCGTCACGGGCGCTGGCGGCTCGATCGGCTCCGAGCTGTGCCGCCAGATCCACCCCTTCGCCCCGGCCGAGCTCATCATGGTCGACCACGACGAGACCGCCCTCCAGGCCACCCAGATTTCCCTGACGGGCCGCGGCCTGCTCGACGGCCGGGACACGGTGCTCGTGAGCATCCGCGACGCCGAGGGGCTCACCCGCGTCTTCCGCGACCGGCGTCCCGAGGTGGTCTTCCACGCCGCCGCGCTCAAGCACGCGCCGCTGCTCCAGCAGTACCCCGCCGAGGCGTGGAAGACCAACGTCGTCGGAACGCTCAACGTCCTGCGGGCAGCCGAGGCGGTCGGGGTCGAGGCGTTCGTGAACGTCTCCACCGACAAGGCCGCGGCCCCCACCACCGTCCTGGGGCACTCCAAGCGGATGGCCGAGCGCCTCACCGCGTGGATGGCGGGGCGCACCGGACGGCGCTACGTCTCGGTCCGCTTCGGCAACGTCATGGGTTCGCGCGGCTCGATGCTGCCGCTCTTCTCCGAGCAGATCCGCACCGGTGGCCCGGTGACGGTCACCCATCCCGAGGTCACGCGCTTCTTCATGACCATCCCCGAGGCATGCCAGCTCGTCATCCAGGCCGGTGCGATCGGCAGCGGGGGAGAGGTGCTCATCCTCGACATGGGGGAACCGGTCCGCATCCTCGATGTGGCGGAGCGGATGATCGCGATGTCCGGCAAGGACATCGACGTCGTCTTCACCGGGCTGCGGCCAGCGGAGAAGCTGCACGAGGACCTCGTGGACCCCGACGTCGCCGACGTGCGGCCCCTCCACCCCAAGATCTCCCACGCGACCTCGTCCGGCATCGCCCCGGACCGCCTCGATTACGACCGCTGGCTCGCCGAGTGCGCGCGCACGGAGGAGGCGATGATCGAGGCCCAGGTGCAGGAGGAGACTGAGCTCTCGCACGAGGTCATTCCGGGGTCGGGGGCAGCGTGA
- a CDS encoding glycosyltransferase: MSTTGTAPQHLPAGTAEAPPRVVAVVVSFNRRELLARTLAGLASGTMLPAAVVVVDNASTDGSAEFVRTLQTPLAIDLVELGTNVGGAGGFTVGIERAVLDHDADLVWVMDDDTEPHADTLAAAVDAWTRYAQAPEHRPTVLASHVVWSDGREHPMNSMRERLGVTAAQRRRAAAVGARPIRSASFVSCFLSGDAVRALGLPVADYFLWGDDFEYTTRLARFHDAIQVPASVVTHHTKKFGTTDVDPGPRFYYEVRNRFWLYGRTHSLAPWERLAYAYATARIWARTFAKSADRRLLAGCLARGLRDALRAPRSNAEVLAGIYPLRPVPALPPAAPLPAGEPFSLLLPVYDGDTAHRFRRALASSTAEQERPPAEAVIVRDGPVHAELQAALDDAQAITGPATSVTVLALPSNVGITAALDLGLAACRHAVVARADADDISLPRRFAAQLPVIEAGADLVGSAMEEIGDDEAAVLATRSVPTSPPQIVAAARARNPISHPTVVFRRAAAEAVGGYQSVPAAEDYWLWVRMIAAGAAVRNLAEPLVRYRVSGGAYERRGGLRVLANDVATQDQLLAGGFITRADWLRNVGIRAVYRFLPTSVRAGRYRRMVAPRS; the protein is encoded by the coding sequence ATGAGCACCACGGGAACCGCACCCCAGCACCTTCCAGCCGGGACCGCGGAGGCGCCCCCGCGCGTCGTCGCCGTCGTCGTGAGCTTCAACCGCCGAGAGCTGCTCGCGCGCACCCTCGCGGGACTCGCGTCGGGGACCATGCTGCCCGCGGCCGTGGTGGTCGTGGACAACGCCTCGACGGACGGCTCGGCCGAGTTCGTCCGCACGCTGCAGACCCCGCTGGCGATCGACCTCGTGGAGCTCGGCACCAACGTGGGCGGCGCCGGCGGCTTCACCGTGGGGATCGAGCGGGCCGTGCTCGACCACGATGCCGACCTCGTGTGGGTCATGGACGACGACACCGAGCCGCACGCCGACACCCTCGCCGCGGCCGTCGACGCGTGGACCCGGTACGCGCAGGCCCCCGAGCACCGGCCCACCGTGCTCGCCAGCCACGTGGTCTGGTCCGACGGGCGCGAGCACCCCATGAACTCCATGCGGGAGCGGCTCGGCGTCACCGCCGCGCAGCGCCGCCGCGCCGCGGCAGTCGGCGCCCGCCCCATCCGCAGCGCGTCGTTCGTCTCGTGCTTCCTCTCCGGAGACGCGGTGCGGGCGCTCGGCCTGCCGGTCGCGGACTACTTCCTGTGGGGCGACGACTTCGAGTACACGACGCGGCTGGCCCGCTTCCACGACGCGATCCAGGTCCCGGCCTCCGTGGTGACGCATCACACCAAGAAGTTCGGCACGACCGACGTGGACCCGGGCCCGCGGTTCTACTACGAGGTCCGCAACCGGTTCTGGCTCTACGGACGCACGCATTCCCTCGCCCCGTGGGAGCGGCTCGCGTACGCGTACGCGACGGCCCGGATCTGGGCCCGGACCTTCGCCAAGTCCGCCGACCGGCGCCTCCTCGCGGGGTGCCTCGCGCGCGGCCTGCGCGACGCCCTCCGCGCGCCGCGCAGCAACGCCGAGGTCCTCGCGGGCATCTACCCGCTGCGGCCCGTGCCGGCCCTGCCGCCCGCGGCGCCGCTTCCGGCGGGGGAGCCGTTCAGCCTCCTGCTGCCGGTGTACGACGGCGACACCGCCCACCGCTTCCGGCGCGCCCTCGCCTCGAGCACCGCCGAGCAGGAGCGGCCGCCGGCGGAGGCCGTGATCGTGCGCGACGGGCCGGTGCACGCCGAGCTCCAGGCCGCCCTCGACGACGCGCAGGCCATCACGGGCCCGGCCACGTCGGTGACCGTGCTGGCCCTGCCGTCCAACGTCGGCATCACCGCGGCGCTGGACCTCGGCCTGGCGGCGTGCCGCCACGCGGTGGTCGCCCGCGCCGACGCGGACGACATCTCGCTGCCGCGCCGGTTCGCGGCCCAGCTGCCCGTCATCGAGGCCGGCGCCGACCTCGTCGGCAGCGCGATGGAGGAGATCGGCGACGACGAGGCGGCGGTCCTCGCGACGCGCTCGGTCCCCACCTCGCCGCCGCAGATCGTCGCCGCCGCCCGGGCCCGCAACCCGATCTCGCACCCCACGGTCGTCTTCCGCCGCGCCGCCGCCGAGGCGGTGGGCGGGTACCAGTCGGTGCCGGCGGCCGAGGACTACTGGCTGTGGGTGCGGATGATCGCCGCGGGCGCCGCCGTGCGGAACCTCGCCGAACCGCTCGTGCGCTACCGGGTCTCCGGAGGCGCCTACGAACGGCGCGGCGGCCTGCGGGTGCTCGCGAACGATGTCGCCACCCAGGACCAGCTCCTGGCCGGCGGCTTCATCACGCGCGCCGACTGGCTGCGCAACGTGGGCATCCGCGCCGTGTACCGCTTCCTGCCCACCTCGGTGCGCGCCGGGCGGTACCGGCGCATGGTCGCGCCGCGGAGCTGA
- a CDS encoding L-threonylcarbamoyladenylate synthase, with translation MTTATYNCTDPQQRAEGLAHAQRAIAQKQCIVMPTDTVYGIAADAFSAQAVATLLAAKGRGRSMPPPVLIPRLQTMDGLATEVPAAGRALAEKFWPGPLTLIFHAQPSLTWDLGETKGTVALRIPDDELAQALLTITGPLAVSSANRTGHPAAQTAAEAREQLAESVEVYLEEGFRPADGDDGGAAGLPSTIIDCTGEHLRVVRQGALSLEAIREVAPDVLGLGEEPAAHEPADAEPADAEPVAAEPAAEQPAGAAGDAAAEQPAAAAGEQADLPPA, from the coding sequence GTGACGACCGCGACCTACAACTGCACCGATCCCCAGCAGCGCGCCGAGGGCCTCGCCCACGCCCAGCGCGCGATCGCCCAGAAGCAGTGCATCGTGATGCCGACCGACACGGTCTACGGCATCGCCGCCGACGCCTTCTCCGCACAGGCTGTCGCCACGCTCCTGGCCGCCAAGGGCCGCGGCCGTTCCATGCCCCCGCCCGTGCTCATCCCGCGCCTGCAGACCATGGACGGCCTCGCGACGGAGGTGCCGGCCGCCGGCCGCGCCCTCGCCGAGAAGTTCTGGCCGGGTCCGCTCACGCTCATCTTCCACGCCCAGCCCTCGCTGACCTGGGACCTGGGGGAGACCAAGGGGACCGTGGCCCTGCGCATCCCCGACGACGAGCTCGCCCAGGCGCTCCTGACCATCACGGGCCCGCTCGCCGTCTCGAGTGCCAACCGCACCGGCCATCCCGCGGCCCAGACCGCAGCGGAGGCCCGCGAGCAGCTCGCCGAGAGCGTGGAGGTCTACCTCGAGGAGGGCTTCCGCCCGGCCGACGGGGACGACGGCGGGGCAGCGGGGCTGCCCTCCACCATCATCGACTGCACGGGGGAGCACCTGCGCGTCGTGCGCCAGGGCGCGCTCAGCCTCGAGGCGATCCGCGAGGTCGCACCGGACGTGCTCGGCCTGGGCGAGGAGCCGGCGGCCCACGAGCCGGCGGACGCAGAGCCGGCGGACGCAGAGCCCGTGGCAGCAGAGCCCGCAGCCGAGCAGCCGGCCGGAGCGGCTGGTGACGCCGCAGCCGAGCAGCCCGCCGCGGCCGCCGGCGAGCAGGCAGACCTCCCGCCCGCATGA
- a CDS encoding N5-glutamine methyltransferase family protein has product MPSPRVDAELLAEHLLAHGPTGDALGGGGLGRLRALAIAGHPVPDGFWDLVAERARRVPLQHLTGAAHFRHLTLAVGPGVFVPRPETEGVVQVALDWIAEHFPGAVAPAPGEAPDAAGPARAGGRPVVVDLGTGSGAIAASVAHEVPGAVVHAVELSELAHAWAARNLALPEVGGRVRLVRGDLRTALGELDGTVDVVVTNPPYIPPDMVPRDLEAALHDPEMALYGGADGGLELPLAAAATAARLLVPGGFLVMEHAEVQARRIAERLAASPDWTAVRSHADLNGLPRATSAVRA; this is encoded by the coding sequence GTGCCGAGCCCGCGGGTGGACGCGGAGCTCCTCGCCGAGCACCTGCTCGCCCACGGCCCCACGGGCGATGCGCTGGGCGGGGGCGGCCTCGGCCGCCTGCGGGCGCTCGCCATCGCCGGCCATCCCGTCCCGGACGGCTTCTGGGACCTCGTCGCGGAGCGCGCCCGGCGCGTGCCGCTGCAGCACCTCACCGGGGCGGCCCACTTCCGTCACCTGACCCTCGCCGTCGGCCCCGGAGTCTTCGTCCCCCGTCCCGAGACCGAGGGCGTCGTCCAGGTCGCGCTCGACTGGATCGCGGAGCACTTCCCCGGTGCCGTCGCCCCGGCCCCGGGGGAGGCGCCCGACGCCGCCGGGCCGGCCCGCGCGGGCGGCCGCCCGGTCGTCGTCGACCTCGGCACGGGGTCCGGGGCCATCGCCGCCTCGGTCGCGCACGAGGTGCCCGGCGCCGTCGTGCACGCCGTGGAGCTGTCCGAGCTCGCCCACGCGTGGGCCGCGCGGAACCTCGCGCTGCCCGAGGTGGGCGGACGAGTCCGGCTGGTGCGCGGCGACCTGCGCACCGCGCTCGGCGAGCTGGACGGCACCGTGGACGTCGTCGTGACGAACCCGCCGTACATCCCCCCGGACATGGTCCCCCGGGACCTGGAGGCGGCCCTCCACGACCCCGAGATGGCGCTCTACGGGGGCGCCGACGGTGGCCTCGAGCTCCCGCTCGCCGCCGCGGCCACGGCCGCGCGGCTCCTCGTCCCGGGCGGATTCCTGGTCATGGAGCACGCGGAGGTGCAGGCGCGGCGCATCGCCGAGCGGCTCGCGGCGAGCCCGGACTGGACTGCCGTGCGCTCCCACGCCGACCTCAACGGCCTCCCGCGCGCCACGAGCGCGGTGCGCGCCTGA
- the prfA gene encoding peptide chain release factor 1 produces MFESVQGLLDEHAEIQKQLSDPAVYQDQALARKLGRRSAQLNGIVEAYNRWKQLGDDLEAAEEMAQEDPDFAAEVPVLKEGHESAQEKLRRLLIPRDPNDARNVILEIKGGEGGDEAALFAADLTRMYTRYAESKGWKTEVLSSTESDLGGYKDIQIAVKGGSSDPAEGVFAHLKYEGGVHRVQRVPVTESQGRIHTSAAGVLVFPEVDEPEEIEISANDLKIDVYRSSGPGGQSVNTTDSAVRITHLPTGIVVAMQNEKSQLQNREAAMRVLRSRLLAHQQEQIDAENAEARKSQVRTMDRSERIRTYNYPENRIADHRTGYKAYNLDAVMDGDLGPVIQSCIDMDEQHRLEALGE; encoded by the coding sequence ATGTTCGAGTCCGTGCAAGGACTGCTGGACGAGCACGCCGAGATCCAGAAGCAGCTCAGCGACCCCGCGGTCTACCAGGACCAGGCGCTGGCGCGGAAGCTCGGCCGCCGCTCCGCCCAGCTCAACGGCATCGTGGAGGCCTACAACCGCTGGAAGCAGCTCGGGGACGACCTCGAGGCGGCCGAGGAGATGGCCCAGGAGGATCCCGACTTCGCGGCCGAGGTCCCCGTCCTCAAGGAGGGGCACGAGAGCGCCCAGGAGAAGCTGCGCCGGCTCCTCATCCCGCGCGACCCCAACGACGCCCGCAACGTGATCCTCGAGATCAAGGGCGGCGAAGGCGGCGACGAGGCAGCGCTCTTCGCCGCCGACCTTACGCGCATGTACACGCGCTACGCCGAGTCGAAGGGCTGGAAGACCGAGGTCCTCTCCTCGACCGAGTCTGACCTCGGCGGCTACAAGGACATCCAGATCGCGGTCAAGGGCGGCTCCAGCGACCCGGCCGAGGGCGTGTTCGCCCACCTGAAGTACGAGGGCGGGGTGCACCGCGTCCAGCGCGTGCCGGTCACCGAGTCGCAGGGCCGCATCCACACCTCCGCGGCCGGCGTCCTCGTCTTTCCCGAGGTGGACGAGCCGGAAGAGATCGAGATCAGCGCCAACGACCTCAAGATCGACGTCTACCGCTCCTCGGGCCCCGGCGGCCAGAGCGTCAACACGACAGACTCGGCCGTGCGCATCACCCACCTGCCCACGGGCATCGTCGTGGCGATGCAGAACGAGAAGTCCCAGCTGCAGAACCGCGAGGCCGCGATGCGCGTGCTCCGCTCCCGCCTCCTCGCGCACCAGCAGGAGCAGATCGACGCCGAGAACGCCGAGGCGCGCAAGTCCCAGGTGCGCACCATGGACCGCTCCGAGCGCATCCGCACCTACAACTACCCCGAGAACCGCATCGCGGACCACCGCACCGGGTACAAGGCGTACAACCTCGACGCGGTCATGGACGGCGACCTCGGCCCCGTCATCCAGTCCTGCATCGACATGGACGAGCAGCACCGGCTCGAGGCGCTCGGCGAATGA
- the rho gene encoding transcription termination factor Rho translates to MTQTTELNPAVEASSASESKGIAGLKLAQLQALASQLGITGGSRMRKGDLVAAITAHQKGEPLARPAERRRPAAKAEATAELPLPETQAAAPAQEAPAAEAPAEAGAPARGRGRTRRRAGSDGVVTPAAGEPAAQAEAAPSAAAVEAAPAAPEAAPAQEAPEAGTRPSRTRNRNRRAEAGQGAAEAAQPAREEAPAEAAAPERAEAAPAEAPGRHEEAGEGRGRRERGQQDRAERQERQERRRDEGERPQDRAERQDRRRDEGEGEEGGSRRSRRNRRGRDRDEAQQGGRNDRFRDRNERRRGRSAGPEVDETEVTEDDVLLPVAGILDVLENYAFIRTSGYLPGPNDVYVPLTQVKKYGLRKGDAVVGAIRAPREGEENQGGSAQGGGRHGSNRQKFNALVRVTSVNGKSPEEMKNRVEFTKLVPLYPSERLRLETDPKKIGPRVIDLVAPIGKGQRGLIVSPPKAGKTLILQSIANAITINNPEVHLMMVLVDERPEEVTDMQRSVKGEVIASTFDRPADDHTTVAELAIERAKRLVEMGMDVVVLLDSMTRLGRAYNLAAPASGRILSGGVDSAALYPPKRFFGAARNIENGGSLTILATALVETGSKMDEVIFEEFKGTGNMELRLSRALADKRIFPAVDVNASGTRREENLLSPEEVKIMWRLRRVLSGLDTQQALELLTTKIRETGSNVEFLLQVQKTTLAGKGESDRH, encoded by the coding sequence GTGACACAGACCACTGAGCTGAACCCAGCAGTGGAAGCCTCCTCCGCGTCCGAGTCCAAGGGGATCGCCGGCCTCAAGCTCGCACAGTTGCAGGCCTTGGCGTCCCAGCTGGGCATCACCGGTGGGTCCCGCATGCGCAAGGGCGACCTTGTCGCCGCGATCACCGCCCACCAGAAGGGCGAGCCGCTGGCCCGTCCCGCCGAGCGCCGCCGCCCGGCTGCGAAGGCGGAGGCCACCGCCGAGCTTCCCCTGCCCGAGACGCAGGCCGCCGCCCCCGCCCAGGAGGCTCCCGCCGCCGAGGCCCCCGCCGAGGCCGGCGCCCCGGCCCGTGGCCGTGGGCGCACCCGCCGCCGCGCGGGCAGCGACGGCGTCGTGACCCCCGCCGCGGGCGAGCCGGCCGCCCAGGCCGAGGCGGCGCCGTCGGCCGCCGCTGTCGAGGCAGCACCGGCCGCTCCCGAGGCCGCCCCCGCGCAGGAGGCCCCCGAGGCCGGGACCCGCCCGAGCCGCACCCGCAACCGCAACCGCCGTGCCGAGGCCGGCCAGGGGGCCGCCGAGGCCGCCCAGCCCGCCCGCGAGGAGGCACCGGCCGAGGCCGCCGCCCCCGAGCGCGCCGAGGCCGCACCGGCCGAGGCCCCCGGACGGCACGAGGAGGCCGGCGAGGGCCGGGGCCGCCGCGAGCGCGGCCAGCAGGACCGTGCCGAGCGCCAGGAGCGCCAGGAGCGCCGCCGGGACGAGGGCGAGCGCCCGCAGGACCGTGCCGAGCGCCAGGACCGCCGCCGCGACGAGGGCGAGGGCGAGGAAGGCGGCTCCCGCCGCTCCCGCCGCAACCGCCGCGGGCGCGACCGCGACGAGGCCCAGCAGGGCGGCCGCAACGACCGCTTCCGCGACCGCAACGAGCGCCGCCGCGGACGCAGCGCCGGCCCCGAGGTCGACGAGACCGAGGTGACCGAGGACGACGTCCTCCTGCCGGTCGCCGGCATCCTCGACGTGCTCGAGAACTACGCCTTCATCCGCACCTCCGGCTACCTCCCGGGCCCGAACGACGTCTACGTCCCGCTCACCCAGGTCAAGAAGTACGGCCTGCGCAAGGGCGACGCTGTCGTGGGCGCCATCCGCGCCCCCCGCGAGGGCGAGGAGAACCAGGGCGGCAGCGCCCAGGGCGGCGGCCGGCACGGCAGCAACCGCCAGAAGTTCAACGCCCTCGTGCGCGTCACGAGCGTCAACGGCAAGAGCCCCGAGGAGATGAAGAACCGGGTCGAGTTCACCAAGCTCGTCCCGCTCTACCCCTCCGAGCGCCTGCGCCTCGAGACCGACCCCAAGAAGATCGGCCCCCGCGTCATCGACCTCGTGGCGCCGATCGGCAAGGGCCAGCGCGGCCTCATCGTCTCCCCGCCCAAGGCCGGCAAGACGCTCATCCTGCAGTCCATCGCGAACGCGATCACCATCAACAACCCTGAGGTCCACCTCATGATGGTGCTCGTGGACGAGCGGCCCGAAGAGGTCACGGACATGCAGCGCTCGGTCAAGGGCGAGGTCATCGCCTCGACGTTCGACCGCCCGGCCGACGACCACACGACCGTGGCCGAGCTCGCGATCGAGCGCGCCAAGCGCCTCGTCGAGATGGGCATGGACGTCGTGGTGCTCCTCGACTCGATGACCCGCCTCGGCCGCGCCTACAACCTCGCCGCGCCGGCCTCGGGCCGCATCCTCTCCGGCGGCGTCGACTCCGCCGCGCTCTACCCGCCGAAGCGGTTCTTCGGCGCGGCGCGCAACATCGAGAACGGCGGCTCGCTGACGATCCTCGCCACCGCCCTCGTGGAGACGGGCTCCAAGATGGACGAGGTCATCTTCGAGGAGTTCAAGGGCACCGGCAACATGGAGCTGCGCCTGTCCCGCGCCCTCGCGGACAAGCGCATCTTCCCGGCCGTGGACGTCAACGCGTCCGGCACGCGCCGCGAGGAGAACCTGCTCTCGCCGGAAGAGGTCAAGATCATGTGGCGCCTGCGCCGCGTGCTCTCGGGCCTCGACACGCAGCAGGCCCTCGAGCTGCTCACCACGAAGATCCGCGAGACCGGGTCGAACGTCGAGTTCCTCCTGCAGGTGCAGAAGACGACCCTCGCCGGCAAGGGCGAGAGCGACCGGCACTAG
- the thrB gene encoding homoserine kinase: MTAPTMAAAESLRTVAAGQRVTVRVPATSANLGPGYDSLGLALAMYDTVTVETHDGGGLAFELRGEGADTLPRDESHLVVRTLDAALARLGYRHGGLALTAENVSPHGRGLGSSASATVAAVLAAAALVAPEDRPDRAWALQLCSEIEGHPDNVAPAIYGSLALSWQDGEAFRTAIAEVAPSVMPIVAIPDFELSTELARSLLPSSVPHHAAAANAGRAALLVHALTKDPSLLLPATEDYLHQSYRSTAMEPSARLIAALRAEGHAAVVSGAGPTVLVLADGEDEARAVEAAVEHFAHDVLDAEQGAVSVTRWRVARLAVDREGAKVDVHPR, translated from the coding sequence ATGACGGCACCGACGATGGCGGCCGCAGAGTCGCTGCGCACCGTCGCCGCCGGGCAGCGTGTCACCGTGCGCGTCCCGGCGACGAGCGCGAACCTCGGCCCGGGCTACGACAGCCTCGGCCTGGCCCTCGCGATGTACGACACCGTGACCGTCGAGACGCACGACGGCGGCGGGCTCGCCTTCGAGTTGCGCGGCGAGGGAGCCGACACCCTCCCGCGCGACGAGAGCCACCTCGTGGTCCGCACGCTCGACGCCGCGCTCGCACGCCTCGGCTACCGGCACGGTGGACTGGCCCTGACGGCCGAGAACGTGAGCCCGCACGGGCGCGGCCTCGGCTCCTCGGCCTCCGCCACGGTGGCCGCGGTCCTCGCGGCCGCCGCGCTCGTGGCCCCGGAGGACCGCCCCGACCGGGCGTGGGCCCTGCAGCTCTGCAGCGAGATCGAGGGCCACCCCGACAACGTGGCGCCGGCGATCTACGGCTCCCTCGCGCTGTCGTGGCAGGACGGGGAGGCCTTCCGGACGGCCATCGCCGAGGTCGCCCCCAGCGTCATGCCCATCGTCGCGATCCCGGACTTCGAGCTCTCGACCGAGCTGGCCCGCTCGCTCCTGCCCTCTTCGGTCCCGCACCACGCGGCCGCGGCGAACGCCGGCCGCGCGGCGCTGCTCGTGCACGCGCTCACGAAGGACCCGTCGCTGCTCCTTCCCGCCACCGAGGACTACCTCCACCAGAGCTACCGCTCCACCGCGATGGAACCGAGCGCCCGGCTCATCGCGGCGCTGCGGGCCGAGGGCCACGCCGCGGTCGTCTCCGGCGCGGGTCCGACCGTGCTGGTCCTCGCGGACGGCGAGGACGAGGCCCGTGCGGTGGAGGCCGCGGTCGAGCACTTCGCCCACGACGTCCTCGACGCGGAGCAGGGCGCGGTGTCGGTGACACGCTGGCGCGTCGCGCGTCTGGCTGTGGACCGCGAAGGTGCTAAAGTGGACGTGCACCCACGGTAA
- the thrC gene encoding threonine synthase, with amino-acid sequence MAHQWRGVIREYADRLPVTASTRVITLGEGGTPLAHAQKLSELTGSTVYLKVEGMNPTGSFKDRGMTMAMTAAVEAGAKAVVCASTGNTSASAAAYATSAGLTCAVLVPEGKIAMGKLSQAIAHGATLLQVDGNFDDCLEIARKLADAYPVFLVNSVNPARIQGQKTASFEIVDALGDAPDIHVLPVGNAGNISAYWKGYKEYATATEYAFDGAPARTLEAVSTRLPAMWGFQAAGAAPFVAGHPITHPETIATAIRIGNPASWETAVAARDESGGLIDAVTDDEILAAHRWLSAREGVFVEPGSAASVAGLLKMHGAGRVPTGKTIVCTVTGHGLKDPQWALRTADGGEVEPVKVGNDVVSVAAALGLA; translated from the coding sequence GTGGCCCACCAGTGGCGCGGAGTCATCCGCGAGTATGCAGACCGCCTGCCCGTCACCGCCTCGACGCGCGTGATCACGCTCGGGGAGGGCGGCACCCCGCTGGCGCACGCCCAGAAGCTCTCCGAGCTGACCGGATCGACGGTCTACCTCAAGGTCGAGGGCATGAACCCGACCGGCTCGTTCAAGGACCGCGGCATGACCATGGCCATGACGGCCGCGGTCGAGGCCGGGGCCAAGGCCGTGGTGTGCGCGTCCACGGGCAACACGTCCGCGTCCGCCGCGGCGTACGCGACGTCCGCCGGGCTCACCTGCGCGGTCCTCGTGCCCGAGGGCAAGATCGCGATGGGCAAGCTCAGCCAGGCGATCGCCCACGGCGCCACCCTGCTCCAGGTCGACGGGAACTTCGACGACTGCCTCGAGATCGCCCGCAAGCTCGCCGACGCGTACCCGGTCTTCCTCGTGAACTCCGTGAACCCCGCGCGCATCCAGGGCCAGAAGACGGCGTCCTTCGAGATCGTGGACGCCCTCGGCGATGCCCCCGACATCCACGTCCTGCCGGTGGGCAACGCGGGCAACATCTCCGCGTACTGGAAGGGCTACAAGGAGTACGCCACGGCTACGGAGTACGCCTTCGACGGCGCGCCCGCGCGCACGCTCGAGGCCGTCTCGACCAGGCTGCCCGCCATGTGGGGCTTCCAGGCCGCCGGCGCGGCGCCCTTCGTGGCAGGCCACCCCATCACGCACCCCGAGACGATCGCGACCGCAATCCGGATCGGCAACCCGGCCTCGTGGGAGACCGCGGTCGCCGCCCGCGACGAGTCCGGCGGCCTCATCGACGCCGTGACCGACGACGAGATCCTCGCAGCGCACCGCTGGCTCTCGGCCCGCGAGGGTGTCTTCGTCGAGCCCGGGTCCGCCGCGAGCGTCGCGGGCCTGCTCAAGATGCACGGGGCCGGCAGGGTCCCCACGGGCAAGACCATCGTGTGCACCGTGACGGGCCACGGCCTCAAGGATCCGCAGTGGGCCCTCCGCACCGCCGACGGCGGCGAGGTCGAGCCCGTCAAGGTGGGCAACGACGTCGTGAGCGTCGCGGCCGCCCTGGGCCTCGCGTAG